In Cyclopterus lumpus isolate fCycLum1 chromosome 17, fCycLum1.pri, whole genome shotgun sequence, a genomic segment contains:
- the LOC117746975 gene encoding BTB/POZ domain-containing protein 2-like has protein sequence MAAGDNSGRPPCLNFSSPGPLGNSQPSNSVFSMPASNGGALGAAGGAQGAARRPNPQLGPGGGDSNGVSSGAQPTAQNSLQQSAAAGAAAAGVMATPASNMATTAASNASASGAPTATPAAASVLVYREPVYNWQATKSTVKERFAFLFNNEVLSDVHFLVGKGMGVQRIPAHRFVLAVGSAVFDAMFNGGMATTSTEIELPDVEPAAFLALLKFLYSDEVQIGPETVMTTLYTAKKYAVPALEAHCVEFLKKNLRADNAFMLLTQARLFDEPQLASLCLENIDKNTGDALAAEGFTDVDLDTLVAVLERDTLGVREVRLFGASVRWAEAEAHRQQLQPTPENRRKVLGKALTLIRFPLMTIEEFAAGPAQSSILTDREVVSLFLHFTVNPKPRVEFIDRPRCCLRGKECNITRFGQVESRWGYSGTSDRIRFSVNRRIFVVGFGLYGSIHGPTDYQVNIQIIHTDSNTVLGQNDTGFSCDGSANTFRVMFKEPVEILPNVNYTACATLKGPDSHYGTKGMRKVTHESSSTGTKTCFTFCYAAGNNNGTSVEDGQIPEVIFYT, from the exons ATGGCTGCTGGAGACAACAGCGGTAGGCCTCCTTGCCTAAATTTCTCCAGTCCGGGTCCTTTGGGAAACAGCCAGCCCAGCAACAGCGTGTTCTCCATGCCGGCGTCCAACGGCGGAGCGCTCGGTGCGGCCGGCGGAGCGCAGGGAGCAGCGAGGCGTCCCAACCCGCAGCTGGGGCCTGGCGGGGGAGACAGCAACGGCGTTTCGAGCGGAGCTCAGCCGACTGCGCAGAACTCCCTGCAGCAGTCCGCTGCGGCAGGTGCTGCGGCAGCCGGAGTAATGGCCACCCCGGCGTCCAACATGGCAACCACCGCAGCGTCAAACGCGTCGGCGTCGGGGGCACCGACCGCCACTCCGGCGGCTGCTTCTGTGCTGGTGTACCGAGAACCGGTGTACAACTGGCAGGCGACGAAGAGCACCGTGAAGGAGAGATTTGCTTTCCTCTTCAACAACGAAGTGCTCAGTGACGTTCATTTTTTGGTGGGCAAAGGAATGGGGGTTCAGAGGATACCTGCGCACAG GTTTGTTCTGGCTGTGGGGAGCGCAGTGTTTGATGCCATGTTCAACGGTGGGATGGCGACGACTTCAACGGAAATCGAGCTTCCTGACGTGGAGCCAGCTGCCTTTCTGGCCCTGCTAAA GTTTCTCTACTCTGATGAAGTCCAGATTGGGCCTGAGACGGTGATGACCACACTATATACAGCTAAAAAGTACGCTGTGCCAGCActggaggctcactgtgtggaGTTCCTCAAGAAGAACCTGAGAGCAGACAACGCTTTCATGCTGCTCACACAG GCACGGTTGTTTGATGAGCCGCAGCTTGCCAGCCTTTGTCTAGAGAACATTGATAAGAACACTGGAGATGCTCTCGCCGCTGAAGGCTTTACGGACGTAGATTTGG atACATTGGTGGCAGTGTTGGAGAGGGATACTCTCGGGGTGAGGGAGGTGCGTTTGTTTGGCGCTTCGGTGCGCTGGGCAGAGGCCGAGGCTCACAGGCAGCAGCTCCAGCCCACACCCGAGAACAGACGCAAAGTGCTGGGCAAAGCTCTCACACTCATCCGCTTCCCTCTCATGACCATTGAGGAGTTTGCTGCAG GTCCAGCCCAGTCCAGTATTCTGACTGACAGAGAGGTGGTGAGTCTCTTCCTTCACTTCACCGTTAACCCGAAGCCTCGCGTTGAATTCATTGACCGGCCTCGCTGCTGCCTCCGCGGGAAGGAGTGCAACATCACACGCTTTGGACAGGTGGAGAGCCGCTGGGGTTACAGCGGGACAAGCGACCGCATACG GTTCTCAGTAAACAGGCGGATATTTGTGGTTGGGTTCGGTCTCTACGGATCTATACACGGACCCACAGACTACCAAGTTAACATACAG ATCATTCACACAGACAGCAACACAGTGCTGGGCCAGAATGATACAGGCTTCAGCTGTGATGGGTCAGCCAACACCTTCAGAGTCATGTTCAAAGAACCGGTGGAGATATTACCCAACGTCAACTACACTGCCTGTGCTACACTGAAG GGCCCAGACTCTCATTACGGGACGAAGGGAATGCGGAAGGTAACACACGAGTCATCATCTACTGGCACAAAGACGTGTTTCACTTTCTGCTACGCGGCGGGCAACAACAACGGCACTTCTGTAGAGGACGGACAGATTCCTGAGGTCATCTTCTACACATAG
- the LOC117746451 gene encoding elongation factor 2, whose translation MVNFTVDQIRAIMDKKSNIRNISVIAHVDHGKSTLTDSLVSKAGIIASSRAGETRFTDTRKDEQERCITIKSTAISLYYELGDYDMEFIKHSKDGNGFLINLIDSPGHVDFSSEVTAALRVTDGALVVVDCVSGVCVQTETVLRQAIAERIKPVLMMNKMDRALLELQLEPDELFQTFQRIVENVNVIISTYGEDEGGPMGNIMIDPVIGTVGFGSGLHGWAFTLKQFAEMYVAKFTSKDAQLGPAARCKKVEDMMKKLWGDRYFDPNAGKFSKTATGADGQKLPRTFSQLVLDPIFKVFDAIMNFKKDETAKLIEKLDVKLDSEDKAKEGKPLLKAVMRRWLPAGEALLQMITIHLPSPVTAQKYRCELLYEGPGDDEAAMGIKNCDPKAPLIMYISKMVPTNDKGRFYAFGRVFSGCVSTGLKVRIMGPNFTPGKKEDLYIKPIQRTVLMMGRYVEPIEDVPCGNIVGLVGVDQFLVKTGTITTFEQAHNLRVMKFSVSPVVRVAVEAKNPADLPKLVEGLKRLAKSDPMVQCIIEESGEHIIAGAGELHLEICLKDLEEDHACIPLKKSDPVVSYRETVMEESDQMCLSKSPNKHNRLFMKSRPFPDGLAEDIEKGEVSHRQELKARARYLADKYEWEVTEARKIWCFGPDGSGANLLIDMTKGVQYLNEIKDSVVAGFQWATKEGALCEENMRAIRFDIHDVTLHADAIHRGGGQIIPTARRVLYACQLSAQPRLMEPIYLVEIQCPEQVVGGIYGVLNRKRGHVFEESQVIGTPMFVVKAYLPVNESFGFTADLRSNTGGQAFPQCVFDHWQILQGDPSDSTSRTCQIVADIRKRKGLKEGIPALDNYLDKL comes from the exons ATG GTGAACTTCACTGTGGATCAGATCCGTGCCATCATGGACAAGAAGTCCAACATCAGGAACATTTCTGTGATTGCCCACGTGGATCATGGGAAGTCCACTCTGACGGACTCGCTGGTGTCTAAGGCGGGGATCATTGCTTCATCCCGTGCCGGAGAGACACGTTTTACAGACACGCGCAAAGACGAGCAGGAGCGCTGCATCACCATCAAATCAAC GGCCATCTCTTTGTACTATGAGCTTGGAGATTACGACATGGAGTTTATCAAGCACAGTAAAGACGGAAACGGCTTCCTCATCAACCTGATTGATTCTCCTGGTCACGTTGACTTCTCGTCTGAGGTCACTGCGGCCCTCAGGGTCACTGACGGAGCCCTGGTAGTGGTGGACTGTGTCTCGG gtgtgtgtgtgcagacagagACCGTGCTGCGGCAGGCCATCGCTGAGCGCATCAAGCCGGTCCTGATGATGAACAAGATGGACCGGGCCCTGCttgagctgcagctggagcCAGATGAACTTTTCCAGACTTTTCAGCGCATCGTAGAGAACGTCAACGTCATTATCTCCACCTATGGAGAGGATGAGGGGGGCCCCATGGGGAACATCATG aTTGACCCTGTTATTGGCACAGTTGGGTTCGGCTCAGGCCTCCACGGCTGGGCTTTCACCTTAAAGCAGTTTGCTGAGATGTATGTGGCGAAGTTCACTTCGAAAGATGCTCAACTGGGACCAGCAGCGAGGTGTAAGAAAgtggaggacatgatgaagaaacTGTGGGGAGATAG ATATTTTGATCCAAATGCCGGCAAGTTCAGTAAGACTGCCACCGGTGCTGATGGACAGAAACTTCCCCGCACCTTCAGCCAGCTCGTTTTGGACCCCATCTTTAAG GTTTTTGATGCCATCATGAATTTCAAGAAGGACGAGACAGCCAAACTAATTGAGAAGCTGGACGTTAAACTAGACTCGGAGGACAAGGCGAAAGAGGGGAAGCCCCTGCTGAAGGCTGTGATGCGTCGTTGGCTGCCTGCTGGGGAGGCCCTGCTCCAGATGATCACCATCCACCTGCCCTCCCCCGTCACTGCACAGAAATACCGCTGTGAGCTGCTCTATGAAGGGCCGGGGGACGACGAGGCCGCCATGG GGATTAAGAACTGCGATCCTAAGGCTCCTCTGATCATGTACATTTCAAAGATGGTCCCAACCAACGACAAAGGTCGTTTCTACGCATTTGGCCGTGTATTCTCTGGCTGTGTGTCCACTGGCCTGAAAGTGCGTATCATGGGGCCAAACTTCACCCCTGGCAAGAAGGAGGACCTTTACATCAAACCCATCCAGAG GACCGTTCTGATGATGGGCCGGTATGTGGAGCCCATAGAAGATGTCCCATGTGGCAACATCGTGGGTCTTGTTGGAGTAGACCAGTTCCTGGTTAAGACAGGGACTATTACCACCTTTGAACAA GCCCACAACTTGAGGGTGATGAAGTTCAGTGTGAGCCCTGTGGTCAGAGTTGCTGTGGAGGCCAAGAACCCCGCTGACCTCCCCAAGCTGGTGGAGGGACTGAAGCGTCTGGCCAAGTCTGACCCCATGGTGCAGTGCATCATCGAGGAGTCTGGGGAGCACATCATTGCTGGAGCGGGAGAGCTGCATCTGGAGATCTGCCTGAAGGACCTGGAGGAAGACCACGCCTGCATTCCACTGAAG AAATCAGACCCAGTCGTGTCTTACAGAGAGACGGTGATGGAAGAATCAGATCAGATGTGTCTGTCCAAGTCCCCCAACAAGCACAATCGTCTCTTCATGAAGTCCCGCCCTTTCCCCGACGGCCTGGCTGAAGATATCGAGAAGGGGGAAGTCAGCCATCGCCAGGAGCTCAAGGCCCGTGCCCGTTACCTCGCCGACAAGTATGAGTGGGAGGTGACAGAGGCCAGGAAGATCTGGTGCTTCGGCCCAGACGGAAGCGGGGCCAACCTGCTGATAGACATGACGAAGGGGGTTCAGTACCTCAACGAGATCAAGGATAGCGTCGTGGCTGGTTTCCAGTGGGCAACTAAAGAG GGTGCTCTGTGTGAGGAGAATATGCGGGCAATTCGCTTTGACATCCATGACGTGACACTGCACGCAGACGCCATCCACCGTGGTGGAGGACAGATTATTCCCACAGCTCGTCGGGTCCTGTACGCCTGCCAGCTCAGTGCTCAGCCGCGACTCATGGAGCCTATATACCTGGTGGagatacag TGCCCAGAGCAGGTGGTCGGTGGTATCTATGGTGTGCTGAACAGGAAGCGAGGCCATGTGTTTGAGGAATCCCAAGTGATTGGCACTCCCATGTTCGTGGTGAAAGCCTACCTGCCCGTCAACGAGTCCTTTG GGTTCACAGCTGACCTGCGCAGCAACACTGGAGGCCAGGCCTTTCCTCAGTGCGTGTTTGACCACTGGCAGATTCTTCAGGGAGACCCCAGCGACTCCACCTCCAGAACCTGCCAGATTGTTGCTGACATTAGGAAACGCAAAGGTCTGAAAGAGGGCATTCCTGCCCTCGACAACTACTTGGACAAGTTGTAA